The window TGACAGCAGCATCAGTGAAATATACTGAGCTAATGATGATGATTTAACTCTGTTACTCTTTGAGCTCAAGTGATGCAGTGATGAGTGAACACAATGTCATCACCTGCAATGCACTGCTAAAATGTACCAGCGGTCACTGACTAGCAGGAACATTCATATGTGATATAACTGAATACTAGTGGATAATTTCCTCGTCAAACTTCTGGTTTCACTAGAAAATGCTACAAGACCGTAAAGGAAACTGCACTCGTCAAGCCATTATCATGCATTGTTTAACATCTAACATCTGAAGGAAACTGGATTTCTGATTAGATCTGTTAATCTGTAACCCTCTCTCATCCTCTGATGTAGTTCCATAACCTTCAGGAGTTGAGACACAGTGCATCTCTGGCCAATAAGGTCTTCATTCAGAGAGACTACACGGATGGCACCGTCTGCAAGTTCCAGACCAAGTTCCCCTCCGAGTTAGACAGCagggtaagtgtgtgtgtgtgtgtgtgtgtgtgtgtgtgtgtgtggcagaaaaaaagagacacaACGCAAGTAAAAAGAAGAGGATGATAAAAGGGCTCTTCACTCAGAGAAACTGTGCTCTTCAGTAAAGCACTGCTGAGTGCACAGActccacacaacacacacataatgAGCTGCTAATAGAGCTGATAATAGAGCTGTTTAAAGGTGTTAGATCATGATACAGACGCCCAGTGAAGATTTGCTGACTCATCTTATCCTTGCACCTGATTGGTCAGATTGAGAGGACGCTGTTTGAGGACACGGTGAAGACGCTGAATAATTACTATGCAGAGGCGGAGAAGATCGGAGGCCAGTCCTACCTCGAGGGATGTCTGGCCTGCCTCACGGTTTACCTCATATTCCTGTGCATCGAGACACGCTACGAGAAGGTGCATTATCAGTTTCAGATAAAGCCACCCTGAAAtggcatgtaaaaataaaacatggttttatgtgCCAGTTTTTGCAAACTATGGCAATTAAAAATGAtgctgatgtgtgtgtttgtgcaggtgcTGAAGAAGATCTCGTGGTACATTCAGGAGCAGAATGAGAAGGTCTACGCTCCTCGAGGTCTCCTCATCACAGACCCCATAGAGAGAGGCATGAGAGTCGTATCcttacagagtgtgtgtgtgtgtgtgtgtgcgtgtgtgtgtgaacaaatgGTCAGCGGACGCTGCTTGTACTTCAGAAACTGTTGTTAGTCTTGTGAACAAAATGTGGGAAGTGGCCAAATATTGTTTTTGGCTTATATTAATTCAGTTTTGTAACAATAAATTGGTGTCACTTCAACATATTTAGTTGAATATCaaataagataaatatattttttcataattaaatgtattaataaagatatggatatatttatatatttattcatctttatgcCTATACATATTTACAGTGCGTTAAATTAAAAAGATTGTTAAATCGAAATATTaagctaaatattgttttttggAATTAAATCAGGTTGATAAGTAAtaacatataatatttataacttgagaattattatattatcttatatttgatattatttatttttataatattttgtatttttcacaATTGAATAACAATTTACCAGATATTGCTATTTGTCATGTTATGTTAATTTAATGGAAGAAAATAgttaatataaaatatctaataatGTCTCACTATAAATAATTTGTCAGATTTCCATCTTTATTGCTTTAAAACAGTAATTGGTTATTATAactaactaaaaccataaaaccctgaaataaaataaaacaaaatagaattttatttaaaatttcataatacatttaataagaaTACAACTTATAtagaaatacaataataataataacaaaaaaaaattcaaattaaaaactaaaacaaaatgttttagtaaaatgcctttaaaataacaaaactatCAGTAATGAGAAAATGAAACCGGACACCAGTTTCAATCATATTCATTGCAGGTGTCTAGTAAAGGCTGTTTAGTGTGTGTATGTAAGGTTGTGTAATGCTGTGATGTTAGTCTCttaacctgtgtgtgtgtcagattgaGATCAGTCTGTACGAGGATCACGGCTCCAGCGGTTCAAGCTCAGGAAGCAGCACAACCAGCAGCAGCGGAcgatgattcacacacacacacacacacacacacacaaacacgtgtgCCGCCTTCATACTGACGCCTGCTGAACAGACACGACAGCGTCCACTCAGCatcgccaaacacacacacacacacacacacacctgacatgAACTGCCTCCAGGAGACGCATCAGCTCTGGATCAGCAGCGCGTCATTACCTCAGTCATAACCGTCACCTTCACTGCCCTGCAGCTATTGCACATCCTCCAGTCACTCAGTGGAGAAACACAGGAGCTTCTGTCACTGACTCACAAATGCCTGTGATGTAGCTGCCAATCGGCACACGACAGTCTTCCATCATCACCATTTTTCACCCTTTTTTGTTTGAGAATTACTCAAATTATTGAACAGAAGTCAGATTTAAGACTATGTAGATGTCAAAGACTGAAATCTAAGCCCATATATTTTATACAAGCCCTAGACACTGCCATCTTATTCCTCGGGTACTATTTGTGACTTGAtccttttgttttatttcatagtgTGCTAACCGTTCATGTTTTGTACTCGTAACACGTCATCAGAGCAGAAACGAGTCCTGATGACGTGACTGCCAAGAGCCAGAGCTTCCTCACATGGTCCTTCATCATGATCTTCCATTTCATACTGAGAAGCTTTGGCATCTGTTTATGCAAAGATCAAGCGTAGAAGAAGCTGAGAGTGCTTTTCTGTTgtgtagcaaaataaataaaccatggtCAAATGAAGGAATTCGGCTTTTCTGTATTTGatccacattttatttaaaggtatTTGCATGCACAGGGTTTTATTTACTTGCCCAAAATGAAATGCTTTCCTGTTAAACAGTTCATTGTTTTTTGCCATTAAGTTAAGATATTAATATATATGCCTCTTTGTCACCATCTCTGTTTGAGATGTTCTTCTTTAAGTGGGCTGTGCATCGGCATGGCTCCAGCGCGGATGAATCTTATGTTTTGAGCTGTATGTACTTCAGAATTACAGATACATCTTGGAAATATGTCAAAAATAACAAGTATCGCTGGAAATCTGAAGTAACATGTCTGCCAGTTGCACTTAACCAAAACTGTAAAAAATTGGTAAAGCTAGCTCAGATCACATCAAACAtgcaaatattataatttgttctCAAATGTGTTAACAGTGTCACAAACTGGCATTTCTTGCGAAATCCGACCCAAAGCCGAATTAGAGAACATTACTAGCTTACTGAGAATCAGGGGCTAAGTTAAGGAGATAGTTTTGAACACTGATTGGTTATATACTTAATCATTTACTGATTTTGGATCCTTTTTAACCAAAGAATGCAGCTTTAAAGTGCCATAATATTGTAAAGTGTCAACATGTAAGGTCTGGGGAAAGACAATCATCGTGACTCATTGAattcatccagttcagctcttcTACTCCTGTGACTTCTCCTTGTGGAGACAAATATTCATGCAGTAATGTTTTTAGTCAGCCTCTAGAGGTCTGAAAGCATGATTGAAGATCTTCATCCTGTTTGTGCATCATCTGATCACTCTGAGGTCCGTCTTCATCGAGACAGACAGTGAGTCGGACCAGAACAGAAAACCTACAGAGACTCAACGACACGGAGACAGACCTCCAGAGACACCCAGCACTGAGATCAGGAGAAGTTCAGAGAGAGGAAAACCAGGACAGACAGGAGAGGAAGAGACACTGCTGTCGTACCGGGAGGACACAGctggagaaacagagagagagaggatgaggaTGAGTTGGAGAAAAACAGATTTGATTCTAATGtggaaagaaagaagaaatttGGATGACTAGAAGGGTTTCAGGTAATATTTTTGCACTTATATTAGACCGTTTATGCATTATGATTCTGAACAGGTAAATTCTTcctgtgtatataaataatatttccttccacACTACTCAGAGGCTTATTATTTTAGACATATTACTGCAGTGTAAATAAACTGCAGCCTACTGTAAATACACTCTACAGTTTCAAATAAAGCAAAGGTTTCTGGAGTaggttttaaaaattataatttcagtacttctttaaaatttatttcaaattatttaaattgatttgttTACTAGCTACTTCATTGATTTTAATGTGATGCTTGCCTCtacatttttttcacatattttagtaatcatcataaataaGAGCTCTTTTGAAAGATAGAAGAGTCAACACTGAATTAATTTTGTGAAAATCGTTTTGAAATTGGACTTAACTTGCTTTGACTTTTAGTGGGCTCCTTCCCTAGTTGTTCCCCTCCTTTTAGTTAGATTTGAAGTGTTTTTATAGTCACCTAAACAAAATCTCCCAAGAACCGAACACAAATTTGTTTGATTTTAAAGTACAAATGATTTTGtataataatttttgtatttagtGCAGTGCATTTGCTTTACAGTAATCCCATTTATTGAAGTGGTTGTACTTCTGCAATAATCGATTGAGTGTCTTTTAAAGAGACTGTATTACAGCACTCTTGAATTATAGCCGATTCAATTCTGATTTACTGC is drawn from Carassius gibelio isolate Cgi1373 ecotype wild population from Czech Republic chromosome B1, carGib1.2-hapl.c, whole genome shotgun sequence and contains these coding sequences:
- the LOC127949550 gene encoding golgin subfamily A member 7B isoform X1, with amino-acid sequence MISAPRTATDRTKLPYCHESFHNLQELRHSASLANKVFIQRDYTDGTVCKFQTKFPSELDSRIERTLFEDTVKTLNNYYAEAEKIGGQSYLEGCLACLTVYLIFLCIETRYEKVLKKISWYIQEQNEKVYAPRGLLITDPIERGMRVIEISLYEDHGSSGSSSGSSTTSSSGR
- the LOC127949550 gene encoding golgin subfamily A member 7B isoform X2, with the protein product MATEFHNLQELRHSASLANKVFIQRDYTDGTVCKFQTKFPSELDSRIERTLFEDTVKTLNNYYAEAEKIGGQSYLEGCLACLTVYLIFLCIETRYEKVLKKISWYIQEQNEKVYAPRGLLITDPIERGMRVIEISLYEDHGSSGSSSGSSTTSSSGR